From Anopheles funestus chromosome 3RL, idAnoFuneDA-416_04, whole genome shotgun sequence, a single genomic window includes:
- the LOC125772336 gene encoding probable serine/threonine-protein kinase cdc7 isoform X5 yields the protein MDSDTDFERSINNAMDALENAIEHGFDEDFKERFNHRFEGSWTDNNLSEKQQYTKAEKEEPVYIEECKTYETFDPSYEPPPNLELQPCPICQRKFAPASLNKHISICERVQTKKRKPFDSSRQRREGTELASYLPKNFGLPQKTVSSSNEAIPVRKLSLSKTPTFERKEFSPTAMSTSMPSAASTPKPVLKRSMSQQNEPCPYCERCFGMKAYDRHVEWCREKALLNRNVNNNQTISAAKERLQARIQYKAPQIRSKRALNREKYSGSLSCGGSTNSLAELDLHMPRHNSMSSSVSSDNRKFHLSPHSLQQNSLGNVLSLNKEPKITKREEPKKGTKRTKTLTLSSERLPSETNNNNNNNNNIIINKNSNHCYHNNLNNNRNDVGCRTQLKNLLNRSVVDSNATVHKQHKLRTAEQRVEKFEIIGHNHSERMTHRPVIAQTVRCTSNSGYSPDRYDPFLSARRQLEELFSPTTSLIHANSPGSTTSTSRLNQMSTTGGTASDKTTNVGNTTKNAHHNSNFRRAYSLRMPRKVSRPMYVEKAKSNIQKGITDDGPVSPNFLKSSEYDELPIKSTFNALQMAEAKPKLRDSSTVRKNLKLDIKDPNNPAGGDIPLSKTDSLAVFLKYENELAFSEKDMKDKSNSLSKRTSSLSAEANQQKKQDLLNIDEEQQKTTKRSVPTPEDESVKKQSQKLIPIKLEPINITYNSNNSSESTNIKPLVISLDAIIGKPSITKQKEPPADNDNRADTSYIDPKLINKCDNLPINLVKSSTKDVDGSCSSRSSSIIGNMSAEGKQLTVKTVETKLERSVAPPPPPRASINVAPKPPERTRKETSFDYSKTNDGPTSSAESSTSNNSSHSSSPVDHRVSQNSTNRDKRPQLTRQDREDSGYRTGQESGQSDAQEQQKKPSISSSTSKKDDQIPKSPGLQTTFNLNRLIAPTSPLSNFINTRSPSSTTTPSSSASRDRSAISSALEQFDVDEFMQSLEDLHRRSPVSAKDYKHSLFARTNSSISSRRTTPTHHDQTNGKRSNSLDSGHSNAVVNAIHYAHNNESSGVPRVDVCVRNGSGTASNNNSSNSSSSFSSPSHYSNSINSNSYYNSNSINNKTPHNHSTTAGNGHENSKGTEVVHPLGQQLNNMRNSSAIVHRRMSEDTTAISLPAVPPPSSNGTTGGGTSLSTMQNLPSIHKPTTADSALNGNGKNVQQPAHPYYSSPSPVNGRKTSYSNKSYHTNHTTGTSSSTPTSSHVTGFMYETRYPSDSFDHLERDLLKSVQELNRMCGSSSSVCSIDSEELFSVEDYPLNKRSSERSQASADSAYRSSLSTQSPPDYAPPVPIRQVRPNSRSSTTSQNQPVQPTNTLDSSFNSLPLHTSLPPITSASIKGHKLEAQPYKDSPDGIPNLIMNPMSKFCHECGARFMISSAKFCMSCGVRRITLE from the exons ATAATAACCTCagtgaaaaacaacaatatacAAAAGCCGAGAAGGAAGAGCCTGTCTACATCGAAGAATGCAAGACTTACGAAACGTTCGACCCCTCGTACGAACCACCACCGAATCTGGAACTGCAACCATGTCCCATATGTCAGAGGAAGTTCGCACCAGCATCGTTGAACAAACATATCAGCATTTGTGAGCGAGTTCaaacgaaaaaacgaaaaccgtTCGATTCTTCCCGTCAGCGAAGGGAGGGCACCGAGCTTGCGTCTTATTTGCCGAAAAATTTTGGACTTCCTCAAAAGACGGTAAGCTCCTCAAATGAG GCAATTCCTGTGCGAAAGTTAAGCCTTAGCAAAACACCTACATTTGAACGTAAAGAATTCAGCCCTACAGCGATGTCCACGTCAATGCCAAGTGCCGCAAGTACGCCAAAGCCGGTATTAAAACGAAGCATGTCGCAACAGAACGAACCGTGTCCATACTGTGAGCGATGCTTTGGTATGAAAGCGTACGATCGACATGTCGAGTGGTGTCGTGAGAAAGCACTGCTGAACAGAAACgtcaacaacaaccaaaccatTTCAGCAGCGAAGGAAAGGCTCCAGGCCAGAATTCAATATAAAGCTCCACAAATACG ATCGAAACGTGCCTTAAATCGAGAGAAATATTCCGGAAGTTTGAGTTGCGGAGGTTCTACTAACAGCCTTGCGGAATTAGATTTGCACATGCCGCGCCACAATTCGATGAGCTCATCCGTGTCGAGCGATAA CAGAAAATTCCACCTATCACCACATTCATTGCAGCAAAACTCTTTGGGCAACGTTCTTAGCCTCAACAAGGAACCAAAGATCACCAAACGAGAAGAGCCCAAAAAAGGCACGAAACGGACCAAGACATTAACTCTCAGTAGTGAACGACTGcctagcgaaacgaacaataataacaataacaacaacaacatcatcattaaTAAGAACAGTAACCACTGCTATCACAACAACTTAAACAACAACCGAAATGATGTCGGTTGCCGTACGCAGCTAAAAAATCTACTGAACCGTTCCGTTGTAGACAGCAATGCGACGGTGCACAAGCAGCACAAACTACGGACTGCCGAGCAGAGAGTTGAGAAGTTCGAAATCATTGGCCATAACCATAGCGAACGGATGACCCATCGACCGGTCATCGCGCAAACCGTGCGATGTACGAGTAACAG TGGATACAGCCCTGATCGGTACGATCCATTCCTGTCTGCTAGACGGCAGCTTGAGGAGTTATTTTCTCCTACCACGTCCCTGATTCATGCCAACTCCCCAGGCAGTACTACCAGTACATCACGGCTCAATCAGATGAGCACTACCGGTGGTACTGCTTCCGACAAAACAACCAATGTTGGTAATACAACGAAAAATGCGCACCACAATTCGAACTTCCGACGAGCGTACTCGTTGCGAATGCCACGTAAGGTTTCTCGCCCGATGTACGTGGAAAAGGCTAAATCGAATATACAGAAGGGTATCACCGACGATGGTCCGGTGTCACCCAATTTTCTCAAATCGTCGGAGTATGATGAATTGCCGATCAAATCGACATTTAATGCTCTGCAGATGGCGGAAGCGAAACCGAAACTGCGTGACTCGAGCACGGTTCGAAAGAATCTCAAATTGGATATCAAGGATCCAAACAATCCGGCCGGTGGTGACATACCGCTGTCCAAAACGGATTCGTTGGCCGTATTTCTTAAGTACGAAAACGAGCTGGCATTCAGCGAGAAGGATATGAAAGACAAAAGTAACAGTCTCAGCAAACGAACGTCATCGTTAAGTGCAGAAGCGaatcaacagaaaaaacaagaCTTGCTAAACATTGATGAAGAACAACAAAAGACTACCAAGCGAAGCGTTCCAACACCTGAGGATGAATCAGTTAAAAAACAATCGCAAAAGCTGATTCCAATTAAGCTAGAGCCTATTAACATAACTTATAACAGTAATAATTCAAGTGAATCTACTAATATTAAACCGCTGGTTATATCGCTGGACGCAATAATTGGAAAGCCTAGTATTACGAAACAGAAAGAACCCCCAGCGGACAATGATAATCGTGCTGATACCAGCTATATCGATCCAAAGCTTATAAACAAATGTGATAACTTACCGATAAATCTGGTCAAATCCTCAACCAAGGATGTTGATGGTAgttgcagcagcagaagcagcagcatcatcggcAATATGTCCGCAGAAGGAAAGCAGCTTACAGTCAAAACTGTTGAGACGAAACTGGAACGATCCGTTGCACCTCCACCGCCTCCTCGAGCTTCTATAAATGTGGCACCAAAACCACCAGAACGTACACGTAAAGAAACTAGTTTTgattatagcaaaactaacgaTGGGCCAACCAGCAGCGCTGAAAGtagcaccagcaacaacagtaGTCATTCCTCCAGCCCAGTCGATCATAGAGTTAGCCAAAATAGTACAAACCGTGACAAACGACCACAGCTTACTCGACAAGATCGGGAAGATTCGGGATACCGCACTGGACAGGAGTCTGGACAGTCGGATGCACAGGAACAGCAGAAAAAACCTTCCATATCATCGTCAACATCAAAGAAAGATGATCAAATACCCAAGAGCCCTGGATTGCAAACAACCTTCAATCTGAACAGGCTGATAGCGCCAACGTCACCCTTGAGCAATTTTATCAATACACGATCACCTTCAAGCACTACCACACCGTCCAGTTCTGCTAGCCGTGATCGATCAGCCATATCCTCTGCGCTAGAGCAGTTTGACGTTGACGAATTTATGCAATCTCTGGAGGATTTACATCGACGATCGCCAGTCAGTGCAAAGGATTATAAACATTCGTTGTTTGCCCGTACAAATAGCTCCATCAGCAGTCGTCGTACAACGCCCACCCACCATGATCAAACCAATGGCAAACGAAGCAACAGCCTCGACAGTGGTCACAGCAATGCCGTTGTTAACGCAATCCACTACGCACACAATAATGAAAGTAGTGGCGTGCCACgagtggatgtgtgtgtgcggaatGGTAGCGGCACAGCCAGTAATAATAacagtagtaatagtagtagtagcttTAGTAGTCCTAGCCATTATAGTAACAGCATCAACAGTAACTCGTACTATAACAGCAATTCGATTAATAACAAAACTCCACATAATCACAGCACTACTGCTGGCAATGGCCACGAAAATTCAAAGGGTACCGAAGTGGTTCATCCGCTGGGACAGCAATTGAACAACATGCGAAACTCTTCAGCTATTGTCCATCGAAGAATGAGTGAAGACACAACAGCAATTTCTCTTCCTGCTGTACCACCGCCTTCTAGTAATGGCACTACTGGTGGTGGTACGTCCTTATCGACTATGCAGAATTTACCCAGCATTCATAAACCAACAACGGCCGACAGTGCGTTAAACGGAAATGGCAAGAATGTGCAACAACCTGCACATCCGTACTACTCATCACCGAGTCCAGTAAACGGTAGGAAGACTAGCTACAGTAACAAGTCATATCACACTAACCATACCACCGGTACATCATCTTCAACACCAACTTCGTCCCATGTAACCGGGTTCATGTACGAAACACGGTACCCATCGGATTCGTTCGATCATCTCGAGCGTGATCTGCTAAAAAGCGTACAGGAACTAAACCGTATGTGTGGTTCCTCGTCCTCAGTATGCTCGATCGATTCCGAGGAATTGTTCAGCGTAGAGGATTATCCGCTGAATAAGCGATCATCTGAACGATCACAGGCTAGTGCTGATTCAGCGTATCGCAG CAGTCTATCCACGCAGTCACCACCAGATTATGCACCCCCTGTACCTATACGTCAGGTACGACCGAATTCGCGCAGCTCTACCACCAGTCAGAACCAACCTGTGCAGCCAACGAACACACTAGACAGCTCGTTCAATAGCCTTCCGCTTCACACATCTCTTCCACCGATAACCAGTGCTTCGATCAAGGGGCACAAGCTGGAAGCCCAACCTTACAAAGACAGCCCAGACGGGATTCCAAATCTGATCATGAATCCTATGTCCAAATTTTGCCATGAATGTGGTGCACGCTTCATGATCAGCAGTGCTAAGTTTTGCATGTCATGTGGCGTGCGGCGAATTACGTTGgaataa
- the LOC125772362 gene encoding serine palmitoyltransferase 1, whose translation MVNTPYIINEIYDILQKSSPFELTLEALLALGVIWIVFYKRTTKKLPTSDEDILARWTPEPLVAEVPQDHPALKTKVVNGPVGKMVNVNGKECINMATHNYLGLAEDEDIKQAAIKSLRKYGVGSCGPRGFYGTVDVHLELEERLAKFMQAEEAVVYSYAFSTIASAIPAYSKRGDLIFVDECVNFAIQKGLDASRSKIFYFKHNDMDDLEQLLQKQQSEDRRNPAKAKKTRRFLVAEAIYMNTGEVCPLARLVELRARYKLRFFLDESISFGVLGACGRGLIEHCNVDKTEVDLVSAGLEWSAATIGGFCAGSSFIVEHQRLSGLGYCFSASLPPLLAQAAISALDRFESNPRIFAELRERCRTVSEKLPQLKHFQSRGDPLSPVKHLYLKHEHECWAHEKMLLDEISTECIDNGLAVVAAEYLENMEKHCPRPSIRLTVNRLLTDKEIDDAFRILEHVSEKVLASAG comes from the exons ATGGTCAACACGCCGTACATAATCAATGAAATTTATGACATTCTTCAGAAG TCCTCTCCGTTCGAATTGACATTGGAAGCGTTGTTGGCATTGGGTGTGATATGGATAGTGTTCTACAAACGTACGACGAAGAAGTTACCAACGTCCGACGAAGACATTCTTGCACGATGGACACCGGAACCGCTTGTGGCCGAAGTGCCACAGGATCATCCAGCACTGAAAACGAAAGTCGTCAACGGACCAGTCGGTAAAATGGTGAACGTAAATGGCAAGGAATGCATCAACATGGCTACACACAATTATCTCGGCCTAGCGGAGGACGAAGACATTAAGCAGGCAGCGATAAAGAGTTTGCGAAAGTACGGCGTTGGTTCATGTGGCCCACGTGGTTTCTACGGTACGGTGGACGTGCATCTGGAATTGGAAGAACGGCTGGCGAAATTTATGCAGGCAGAGGAAGCTGTAGTTTATTCGTATGCGTTTTCTACGATAGCCAGCGCCATTCCGGCCTATTCCAAGCGGGGAGATTTGATCTTTGT CGATGAGTGTGTGAATTTCGCCATTCAAAAGGGACTGGACGCTTCGCGAAGTAAGATTTTCTACTTTAAGCACAACGACATGGACGATTTGGAGCAATTGCTGCAGAAGCAACAGTCCGAAGATAGGCGCAATCCGGCAAAGGCTAAAAAGACGCGCCGCTTTCTGGTAGCCGAAGCAATCTACATGAATACGGGTGAAGTTTGTCCGCTGGCCCGGCTGGTGGAACTGCGGGCCCGTTACAAGCTACGCTTTTTCTTGGACGAAAGCATATCTTTCGGTGTGCTGGGTGCATGCGGACGTGGGCTGATAGAGCATTGCAATGTGGAT AAAACGGAGGTTGATCTGGTATCGGCCGGGCTTGAATGGTCTGCCGCCACGATCGGTGGTTTTTGCGCCGGTTCATCATTCATCGTCGAACATCAACGGCTTTCGGGTTTGGGATATTGTTTTTCAGCCTCGCTACCACCCTTGCTCGCACAGGCAGCCATCAGTGCGCTGGATCGGTTTGAAAGCAACCCACGAATATTCGCTGAACTCCGAGAACGCTGTCGAACGGTTTCAGA AAAACTTCCTCAACTGAAGCACTTCCAATCGAGAGGTGATCCTTTGTCGCCCGTGAAGCATTTATATCTGAAGCATGAGCATGAATGTTGGGCACATGAAAAAATGCTTCTGGACGAGATTTCTACTGAG TGCATAGACAATGGATTGGCTGTTGTTGCGGCCGAATATCTGGAAAACATGGAGAAGCATTGCCCGAGGCCTAGCATTCGATTAACGGTAAATCGTTTGCTAACAGATAAGGAAATAGACGATGCTTTCCGAATCTTGGAGCATGTTTCGGAGAAAGTTCTGGCCAGTGCGGGTTAA
- the LOC125772349 gene encoding 1,4-alpha-glucan-branching enzyme — protein MANEPQLNLEKLFDLDPYLKSHEQEIRRRNTEFRGWLKRLNELEGGLNEFTQGYKYYGLHIAQDNSVVAREWAPGAKEVFLTGDFNNWQWLATPYEKQPFGKWELKIPPNPDGSCAIQHLSEIKVIIRKQDGALVDRLSPWAKYVVPPPKELGVNFQQRVWHPPAHEKYMFRHRKPTRPRALRIYECHVGIATEEYGVGTYRNFADNIVPRIAKLGYNTIQVMAIMEHAYYASFGYQITSFFAASSRYGTPEELKYMVDKAHEHGIFVLLDVVHSHASKNTQDGLNQFDGTNACYFHDGARGEHTLWDSRLFNYSEYEVLRFLLSNLRWWRDEYNFDGYRFDGVTSMLYHSRGIGEGFSGDYNEYFGLNVDTEALIYLAIANYFLHEMDPNVITIAEDVSGMPTLCRPTQEGGVGFDYRLGMAIPDKWIQVLKTKSDEDWNIGNIVHTLTNRRWKENTVAYAESHDQALVGDKTIAFWLMDKEMYTHMSTLSDSSLIIDRGLALHKMIRLITHGLGGEAYLNFMGNEFGHPEWLDFPRIGNNESYHYARRQWHLVDDQILKYRFLNEFDRAMHHAEEKYHWLDCLPAYVSWKHEDDKVIAFERNNLLFLFNFHSTKSFTDYRIGVELAGKYRIVLSSDDAEFGGFNRIDKSIEHHTFPEGWAGRQNYMQLYLPCRTACILAPQ, from the exons ATGGCAAACGAACCACAGCTGAATCTTGAAAAGTTGTTTGATCTGGACCCGTACCTTAAATCACACGAGCAAGAAATTCGACGCAG AAACACCGAATTCCGAGGATGGCTCAAACGATTGAACGAACTGGAGGGTGGATTGAATGAATTCACTCAAGGATACAAATACTACGGGTTGCATATTGCCCAGGACAATAGTGTTGTCGCACGAGAATGGGCTCCCGGTGCCAAGGAAGTATTCCTAACGGGCGATTTCA ATAACTGGCAATGGTTAGCGACGCCGTACGAAAAGCAACCCTTTGGCAAATGGGAGCTGAAGATTCCTCCGAATCCGGATGGTTCCTGTGCAATCCAACACCTGTCAGAGATCAAGGTGATCATACGCAAGCAGGACGGTGCACTCGTCGATCGTCTGTCACCATGGGCAAAGTATGTCGTACCACCACCCAAAGAATTGGGAGTAAATTTTCAGCAACGCGTGTGGCATCCTCCAGCGCATGAGAAGTACATGTTTCGGCACCGGAAACCTACCCGTCCGCGAGCACTGCGTATTTACGAGTGCCACGTTGGTATCGCAACGGAAGAGTATGGCGTGGGGACGTATCGCAACTTTGCCGACAATATCGTTCCGCGCATAGCAAAGCTGGGCTACAACACGATACAGGTGATGGCCATTATGGAGCACGCGTACTATGCTAGCTTCGGGTATCAGATTACGAGCTTCTTTGCTGCCTCTAGCCGGTACGGGACGCCGGAGGAATTGAAATACATGGTGGATAAGGCGCACGAACATGGTATCTTTGTGCTGCTCGATGTCGTACATTCACACGCGAGCAAAAATACGCAAGATGGACTGAATCAGTTCGATGGTACGAATGCTTGCTACTTCCACGATGGGGCTCGCGGTGAGCATACTCTGTGGGACAGTCGTCTTTTCAACTACTCCGA GTATGAAGTGCTTCGGTTCCTGCTATCGAACCTTCGCTGGTGGCGCGACGAGTACAACTTCGATGGGTATCGCTTCGACGGTGTTACCTCGATGCTGTATCACTCCCGCGGCATTGGAGAAGGTTTCTCGGGCGATTATAACGAGTACTTTGGGCTGAATGTCGACACGGAAGCACTGATCTATCTGGCTATCGCAAACTATTTCCTGCACGAAATGGATCCCAACGTAATTACGATTGCAGAAGATGTTAGCGGCATGCCGACACTCTGTCGTCCAACGCAGGAAGGTGGTGTTGGGTTTGACTATCGTCTCGGCATGGCCATCCCGGACAAGTGGATCCAGGTGTTGAAAACGAAGAGCGACGAGGATTGGAACATTGGCAACATCGTGCACACGCTAACGAATCGTCGCTGGAAGGAGAACACGGTCGCTTACGCCGAATCGCACGATCAGGCGCTGGTTGGTGATAAAACGATCGCTTTCTGGCTGATGGACAAGGAGATGTACACGCACATGTCTACCCTGTCCGATTCCAGCCTTATCATTGACCGTGGCCTTGCGCTGCACAAGATGATCCGCCTGATCACACACGGGCTCGGTGGAGAGGCTTATCTCAACTTCATGGGCAACGAATTCGGGCATCCGGAGTGGTTAGATTTTCCCCGCATTGGTAACAACGAATCGTATCACTATGCACGCCGACAGTGGCATTTGGTCGATGATCAGATATTAAAATATCGCTTCCTGAACGAGTTCGATCGTGCGATGCACCATGCGGAGGAAAAGTATCACTGGCTCGATTGCCTACCAGCGTATGTAAGCTGGAAGCACGAGGATGATAAGGTAATCGCATTCGAGCGCAACAAtctgctgtttttgtttaactttcaCAGCACCAAAAGCTTCACCGACTATCGCATCGGTGTGGAGTTGGCTGGTAAGTATCGCATCGTGCTAAGCTCGGATGATGCTGAATTTGGGGGTTTCAATCGTATCGATAAGAGCATCGAGCACCATACATTCCCGGAGGGTTGGGCTGGCCGTCAGAATTACATGCAGCTATATCTGCCCTGCAGAACCGCTTGCATCCTTGCGCCACAGTAA
- the LOC125772345 gene encoding general transcription factor 3C polypeptide 3, with the protein MSDSDVEFDTSNVEIEELEVDEVDESALAEFVELQQQHVMVHPAGHTARSTSSAGWNSSAQSESETDDENVHQREVLIKKLVAREISFSEYQARMQQDDDLDDEDADVDQSMKKKSSFFQDLNNSRRDILKGNFQGSTKSEGKSAMRRQKRSLPTALQGLMGQANLCYARGDTKTAEDLCLEIIRQVPLAHEPFITLAQISEMNDPEKYLQYSQIAAHLNPSDSEQWLHVAEIFIERGNVEQALKCYTRGIRANPKHIDMRLKRAQLMETRDEKQALKYYYNMLPFIPKEQADFLISTAKRVAEKFHKESNVGAALDAMQRAYSTVPEKFSMEDINLLIELLIVNGHYRQALDVLAMHANVELNNYELGVREKSQMSSNFSIIIPDDIVLDLRTKLAVVLVHLKCEQCFDKVIDDILAHIDPENDGDCYLDVAEALMKEEYYRHALRLLVPLIKSKKFSLAAVWLRYADCSRWIESYDEAIEGYRKVVSLAHYLDARLALAALLKKKGQYDEALQALEQDSENEYLDPEVLHERCLLLHEVGRYQEFLAAGFMLLARHCYQIKRRQDIAILSHVKYHENKSRILGEGIPDFVTGNDLALETEWDLALRLLTVADEQRDYTYYMKLVFTLQTSKRFHCFRPELQQLALTACIYNRDPTFGLNIMRDQIRPLFNLKGDAFEAKINHPQLWNLFNLIVFISGDVRYQRYLSRIFFRSPRIGMYPKALIANYHLNCSTYKYALNEYNKIYLATNDPMQAMMIAVTLTQIACQKFTRNKQPLIAQANVFMEKYLAGRPEELRHEAYYNLGRMYHQLGLLHLAVDYYKRVLSFDSPIVREYPQYLDLKAEAAFNLSFIYKHSGNYELARKYLHEYIQV; encoded by the exons ATGTCGGATAGTGATGTCGAGTTCGATACATCCAACGTGGAAATTGAGGAACTGGAAGTAGATGAGGTCGATGAGTCGGCACTCGCCGAGTTCGTAgaactgcaacagcagcacgtAATGGTGCATCCGGCTGGGCATACCGCTCGTTCAACTTCATCTGCCGGTTGGAATTCTTCCGCCCAATCGGAATCGGAAACGGACGACGAAAATGTACACCAGCGGGAAGTTTTAATCAAAAAGCTTGTAGCTCGGGAAATCAGTTTCTCCGAGTACCAGGCACGGATGCAGCAAGATGATGATTTGGACGACGAAGATGCAGATGTCGATCAgagtatgaagaaaaaatcttcCTTTTTCCAAGATCTTAACAACTCGCGCCGAGATATTCTTAAAGGCAACTTCCAAGGTTCCACCAAATCAGAAGGTAAATCGGCTATGCGACGTCAAAAACGTAGCCTGCCTACGGCACTCCAAGGTTTAATGGGACAAGCGAACTTGTGCTATGCTAGGGGTGACACAAAAACGGCAGAAGATCTGTGTTTGGAAATCATCCGGCAGGTCCCTTTGGCTCACGAACCGTTCATAACGCTGGCCCAGATAAGCGAGATGAATGATCCGGAAAAGTATCTTCAATACTCGCAAATTGCTGCACATTTGAATCCTTCCGATTCGGAGCAATGGTTACATGTAGCTGAAATATTTATCGAACGCGGTAACGTGGAGCAAGCGCTTAAATGTTACACCCGAGGCATCAGAGCAAATCCAAAACACATAGACATGCGCCTAAAACGTGCCCAGCTGATGGAAACTAGGGACGAAAAGCAGGCATTAAAATATTACTATAATATGCTCCCGTTCATCCCTAAAGAGCAAGCCGATTTTCTCATCAGTACTGCTAAACGAGTGGccgaaaaatttcacaaagaATCCAACGTCGGTGCTGCACTTGATGCAATGCAGCGAGCATACAGTACGGTACCGGAGAAATTTAGCATGGAAGACATTAATCTGCTGATTGAATTGCTAATAGTCAACGGCCACTATCGCCAGGCTCTGGACGTTCTTGCAATGCATGCAAACGTGGAGCTGAACAACTACGAACTCGGGGTTAGAGAGAAATCTCAGATGAGCTCAAATTTCTCAATCATAATTCCGGACGACATAGTTCTGGATCTTCGTACGAAACTAGCCGTAGTTCTGGTGCACTTAAAGTGTGAACAATGTTTCGATAAAGTCATCGATGATATTCTCGCTCACATCGACCCAGAAAACGATGGAGATTGTTATCTAGATGTTGCTGAAGCGCTCATGAAGGAAGAATACTATCGTCATGCGTTGCGACTGCTAGTACCGttgattaaaagtaaaaagttttccctAGCGGCGGTTTGGTTGCGCTACGCTGATTGTTCCCGATGGATTGAAAGCTATGATGAGGCTATTGAAGGATACAGAAAG GTTGTTTCACTGGCACATTACCTCGACGCAAGGTTGGCACTTGCAGCACTGCTGAAGAAAAAGGGCCAATACGATGAAGCATTGCAGGCATTAGAACAAGATTCTGAAAATGAATACCTTGATCCGGAGGTGCTCCATGAGCGTTGCCTGCTGTTACATGAAGTTGGTCGCTACCAAGAATTTCTTGCGGCAGGTTTCATGTTGCTCGCGAGGCATTGTTACCAGATTAAAAGGCGCCAGGATATAGCGATTTTATCACACGTGAAATATCACGAAAACAAAAGTCGGATTCTTGGTGAAGGTATACCGGATTTCGTAACCGGGAACGATTTAGCGCTTGAAACTGAATGGGATCTCGCACTCCGCTTATTGACCGTGGCCGATGAGCAACGCGATTATACCTACTACATGAAGCTAGTGTTTACGTTGCAGACTTCTAAACGGTTTCACTGCTTTCGGCCGGAACTGCAGCAGCTTGCTTTAACAGCGTGCATTTACAACCGGGATCCAACCTTTGGATTGAACATTATGCGAGATCAAATCCGACCCTTGTTCAACTTGAAAGGCGATGCATTTGAAGCGAAGATCAATCATCCGCAGCTTtggaatttgtttaatttaattgtgttCATTAGTGGTGACGTGCGATACCAGCGCTATCTGTCGCGAATTTTCTTCCGTTCGCCGAGAATTGGAATGTACCCAAAGGCACTGATTGCCAATTACCATCTTAACTGTTCCACCTATAAGTACGCCCTGAACgaatacaataaaatatatctcgCCACGAATGATCCGATGCAAGCGATGATGATCGCCGTCACGTTAACACAGATCGCCTGCCAAAAGTTCActagaaacaaacaaccgcTAATCGCACAAGCGAACGTGTTCATGGAAAAGTATCTCGCTGGACGACCGGAAGAATTGCGCCACGAAGCCTACTATAACTTGGGCCGAATGTATCATCAATTGGGGCTGCTTCATCTGGCAGTCGATTACTACAAGCGGGTATTGAGCTTCGACAGTCCGATCGTTAGAGAATATCCGCAGTATCTGGATTTGAAAGCTGAGGCTGCTTTTAATTTGAGTTTCATCTACAAACATAGTGGCAATTATGAACTGGCTCGTAAATATCTTCATGAGTATATACAAGTGTAA